The following coding sequences are from one Prochlorococcus sp. MIT 0604 window:
- a CDS encoding SulP family inorganic anion transporter yields the protein MSNFSRYLSKNWLDDPKSNILSGLVVAFAMIPEAIAFSGIAGVDPKVGLFGAFCLSITIAIVGGRRGMITSATGSTALLMTGLVAYGESKAPGLGVPYLIAAGILTGIFQILWGYLRLAYQMRFVPTGVLSGFVNALALLIFQAQLPQLGIGIKESKGLVEQTISQYPVNSQIPVVWILVILGLVIIYGLPKITKVVPSQLIAIVVITLISIFFNLDVPTVSDLGKLPDGLPSISLPFGSIENGKVPFSLETLGVILPTSLAISLVGLMETFLTQDILDDVTDTSSNKNKEARGQGISNIVASLFGGMAGCALVGQSVMNTENGGKSRLSTLSSGISLLIMIILLKSWIGAIPMAALVAIMITIAISTADINGLKNIRKIPKSDTAVMLMTFAVTMLTKPHNLALGVIAGVALAAILFSRKVAKVITVSRAKENNLITYKIKGQLFFVSKIYFLQGFDIHEHPENIVIDMSLAHIWDQSGVVALEQIIRKFQNGGSKVEIVGLNKESLNLFERLGGIESAH from the coding sequence ATGTCAAATTTCTCAAGATATTTATCAAAAAATTGGTTAGATGATCCAAAGTCAAATATTCTCTCTGGCTTAGTTGTTGCTTTTGCAATGATCCCAGAAGCAATTGCTTTTTCAGGTATAGCTGGTGTAGATCCTAAAGTTGGCCTTTTTGGTGCATTTTGCTTATCTATAACAATTGCGATTGTTGGAGGAAGAAGGGGTATGATCACTTCAGCCACAGGTTCAACAGCTCTTTTAATGACTGGACTTGTTGCTTATGGAGAATCAAAAGCTCCTGGATTAGGAGTCCCCTATCTTATTGCAGCTGGAATATTAACTGGAATATTCCAAATTCTTTGGGGATATTTAAGACTCGCTTACCAAATGCGATTCGTGCCAACAGGAGTATTAAGTGGATTTGTAAATGCATTAGCACTTTTAATATTTCAAGCACAACTACCTCAGTTAGGAATAGGTATTAAAGAATCAAAAGGATTAGTTGAACAAACTATAAGTCAATATCCAGTTAACTCTCAGATTCCAGTAGTTTGGATTCTTGTAATCCTAGGATTAGTAATTATCTATGGGCTTCCAAAAATCACAAAAGTAGTCCCATCTCAACTTATCGCAATAGTGGTGATTACTCTTATAAGCATATTCTTTAATCTAGATGTACCAACAGTTAGCGATTTGGGTAAATTACCTGATGGATTACCAAGTATTTCTCTTCCTTTTGGATCAATAGAAAATGGGAAAGTACCTTTTAGTCTTGAAACATTAGGGGTAATTTTACCAACTTCACTTGCAATATCTCTCGTTGGTTTAATGGAAACCTTTTTAACTCAAGATATCTTAGACGATGTAACTGATACAAGTTCTAATAAAAATAAAGAAGCAAGAGGACAGGGAATCTCCAATATTGTGGCATCCTTATTTGGTGGAATGGCAGGATGTGCCTTAGTTGGGCAATCTGTAATGAATACTGAAAATGGTGGCAAATCTAGATTATCAACCCTCTCCTCAGGTATATCTTTACTTATTATGATTATCCTCTTGAAGTCTTGGATTGGAGCAATACCAATGGCTGCTTTAGTAGCAATCATGATAACGATCGCAATAAGTACAGCAGATATAAATGGATTAAAAAATATTAGAAAGATACCTAAAAGCGATACTGCAGTAATGCTTATGACATTTGCAGTCACAATGCTTACAAAACCTCATAATCTTGCACTTGGAGTTATTGCAGGAGTTGCATTAGCTGCAATTCTTTTCAGCAGAAAAGTCGCAAAAGTTATAACTGTCTCAAGAGCTAAAGAAAATAATTTGATTACCTACAAAATAAAAGGACAATTATTTTTTGTAAGTAAAATTTATTTTTTACAAGGATTTGATATTCATGAACATCCTGAAAATATTGTAATTGATATGTCTTTAGCTCATATTTGGGATCAAAGTGGCGTTGTTGCTCTTGAGCAAATTATTAGAAAATTCCAGAATGGTGGTTCTAAAGTTGAAATTGTAGGATTAAATAAAGAAAGTCTTAACTTATTTGAAAGACTAGGTGGTATTGAAAGCGCTCATTAA
- a CDS encoding FAD-binding protein: protein MLEVPNINSKDAKLKKVIYDVEDSLFYGDNYSNEEFKHLCVCSGGTTSSCAKNGFTTLDLRKNYSNIQLDRKTNLVTIGGGVIMGDLLNHLQKHNRSFPIGLSKLPGAGYILTGGVSPLSRAYGLAIDNIESIKGFLGNGTFISLKKNQINPKEKLIWEAIKGAAPFFSIITEIELKTIQSNPIKVIEGFVNLNELSEIIKLSEEFPENISLQWIYAQKIYIYIFAELKNNLEDKRTEEYLMFLDKFPALEKKFYENFNKINFFPRELNLYELNANNHSEVISLLGEDLKNDIPIFIKCLSEIMDNKPNNSCYIASQQLGGKTKKLNHGSSFFVHRKSTWKPWIYASWKKNDLQEKKVALEWIYKSWSKLKRFYPNIHLAQLHNHLNSHEEEIKLAFGNRMNELKTLKNIFDPQGILPPL, encoded by the coding sequence TTGCTAGAAGTTCCTAATATTAACTCAAAGGATGCAAAATTAAAGAAAGTAATTTATGACGTTGAAGACTCCTTGTTTTATGGAGATAACTATTCTAATGAAGAATTCAAGCACCTTTGCGTATGTAGTGGAGGTACAACCTCTAGCTGTGCAAAAAATGGTTTTACAACTCTTGATCTAAGAAAAAATTACAGCAATATTCAACTAGATAGAAAAACCAATTTAGTAACAATTGGAGGAGGAGTAATAATGGGGGATCTACTAAATCATTTACAAAAACATAATCGAAGTTTTCCAATCGGACTTTCTAAACTGCCTGGAGCAGGCTATATACTTACTGGTGGAGTAAGCCCGCTCAGTAGAGCCTACGGATTAGCCATTGATAATATTGAATCAATTAAAGGTTTCTTGGGAAATGGCACATTTATTTCTTTAAAAAAAAATCAAATAAATCCAAAAGAAAAATTGATTTGGGAAGCAATTAAAGGCGCAGCACCCTTCTTTTCAATTATTACCGAAATAGAACTTAAGACTATCCAATCTAATCCAATAAAGGTTATTGAAGGATTTGTAAATCTAAATGAACTTTCAGAAATAATAAAACTATCAGAGGAATTTCCAGAAAATATTAGTCTTCAATGGATTTATGCCCAAAAAATCTATATATATATTTTTGCTGAACTCAAAAATAATTTAGAGGATAAAAGAACAGAAGAATACTTAATGTTTCTAGACAAATTTCCAGCCTTAGAAAAAAAATTTTATGAGAACTTTAACAAAATTAATTTTTTTCCAAGGGAATTGAATTTATATGAGCTGAATGCAAATAACCATTCTGAAGTAATTAGTCTTCTTGGAGAAGATTTAAAAAATGATATCCCAATTTTCATAAAATGTTTGAGTGAAATAATGGATAATAAACCTAATAATTCCTGTTATATTGCTTCTCAACAATTAGGTGGCAAAACTAAAAAGTTAAATCATGGCTCAAGCTTTTTTGTTCATAGAAAAAGTACTTGGAAACCATGGATATATGCATCATGGAAAAAAAATGATCTTCAGGAAAAAAAAGTCGCTCTGGAATGGATTTATAAATCATGGAGCAAGCTAAAAAGGTTTTATCCAAATATTCACTTAGCCCAATTGCATAATCATTTGAATTCTCATGAAGAAGAAATTAAATTAGCCTTCGGAAATAGAATGAATGAATTAAAAACTTTAAAGAATATTTTTGACCCACAAGGTATTTTGCCTCCTTTATGA